A genome region from Streptomyces xanthophaeus includes the following:
- the fabV gene encoding enoyl-[acyl-carrier-protein] reductase FabV has product MSERVLTPRNRGFLFLDSHPAGCERLVADMWQACPDPAATPDGAGPVALIIGSSAGYGLAATIAGLKRAGIRGVMVSFEKAPTERRTATAGWYRTAATADIARTAGRDLVFLNGDAFSDTMKNEVADLIEQRFGGRLDYLIYSVAAPRRTDPDTGTTYASVLRPIGRANRTKTLVFDDQGVPEVREVETGPAEGDDVEQTVAVMGGADWERWIDHLAGRGLLGKGFATAALSYIGSPLTAAIYRQGTIGAAKAHLEATARTLNERLGSTLGGRAVTSVNGAAVTQSSTAIPGIALYTGLLRGVLGPDLMPPVRQLAALWDQLTGAAPLTLDEEGRVRLDTWELTDEVQAAVAERWETATSDTIAALADLDWFHAEVQRLYGFSVPGVDYTAPVATHVPWPAPTA; this is encoded by the coding sequence GTGAGCGAGCGCGTTCTCACCCCCCGCAACCGGGGCTTTCTCTTTCTCGACTCCCACCCGGCAGGCTGCGAGCGGCTGGTGGCCGACATGTGGCAGGCCTGCCCCGACCCTGCCGCCACTCCGGACGGAGCCGGGCCGGTGGCTCTGATCATCGGCTCCTCGGCCGGATACGGCCTGGCCGCCACCATCGCCGGACTCAAGCGCGCCGGCATCCGCGGCGTCATGGTCTCCTTCGAGAAGGCCCCCACCGAACGGCGCACCGCCACGGCCGGCTGGTACCGCACCGCCGCCACCGCCGACATCGCCCGCACCGCCGGGCGGGACCTGGTCTTCCTCAACGGCGACGCGTTCTCCGACACGATGAAGAACGAGGTCGCCGACCTCATCGAGCAGCGTTTCGGCGGCAGGCTGGACTACCTGATCTACTCGGTCGCCGCGCCCCGGCGCACCGACCCGGACACCGGCACCACGTACGCCTCCGTGCTCAGGCCGATCGGCCGGGCGAACCGCACCAAGACCCTCGTATTCGACGACCAGGGCGTCCCCGAGGTGCGCGAGGTCGAGACCGGGCCGGCCGAGGGCGATGACGTCGAGCAGACCGTGGCCGTGATGGGCGGCGCGGACTGGGAACGCTGGATCGACCATCTGGCAGGCCGGGGACTGCTCGGCAAGGGCTTCGCCACCGCCGCGCTGTCGTACATCGGCTCGCCGCTGACGGCGGCGATCTACCGGCAGGGCACCATCGGCGCGGCCAAGGCCCACCTGGAGGCCACCGCCCGCACCCTGAACGAGCGGCTCGGCTCGACGCTGGGCGGACGGGCCGTGACCTCCGTCAACGGCGCCGCCGTCACCCAGTCCTCCACCGCCATCCCCGGCATCGCCCTGTACACCGGCCTGCTGCGCGGAGTCCTCGGACCGGACCTGATGCCGCCGGTGCGTCAGCTCGCCGCCCTGTGGGACCAGCTCACCGGCGCCGCCCCGCTCACCCTGGACGAGGAGGGCCGCGTCCGCCTGGACACCTGGGAACTCACCGACGAGGTCCAGGCGGCCGTCGCCGAGCGCTGGGAGACCGCCACGAGCGACACCATCGCCGCCCTCGCCGACCTCGACTGGTTTCACGCCGAGGTCCAGCGCCTGTACGGATTCTCCGTGCCGGGCGTCGACTACACCGCCCCGGTGGCCACCCACGTTCCCTGGCCCGCTCCCACCGCCTGA
- a CDS encoding ABC transporter permease, translating into MADTMTAARGAADGRRRAQRRKRRLAVVFVLPALLLLGALVVYPVLFSVGRSLFDADGDRFVGAANYAAIVQDQATLKAIRNSALWVVVAPTLLTGLGLMLAVLTEKVRWATAFKLVLFLPMAVSFLAAGIIFRLAYDQDPARGVLNAAVTGVHDSFVDTAAYPTARAREGQGLTGGPGGPYSTEEAVLPGRSVGLGFIGVAPGAMPAGAEAAAPAEPRPDTIGGVVYLDFAPGGAGTPGRIDPGENGLPGMTVEAVRDGRVAATAVTAEDGSFRFTGLADGPYTVRLPAANFAAPYQGVNWLGPALVTPAIIGAYLWVWTGFAMVLIGAGLAAIPRDALEAARMDGASEGQIFRKITVPLLAPVLTVVFVTLVINVMKVFDLVYIIAPGPVQEEANVLATRMWLVSFGGGNDQGLGSALSVVLLLLVVPAMVFNIRRFRRSGA; encoded by the coding sequence ATGGCTGACACCATGACCGCCGCCCGCGGCGCGGCCGACGGGCGGCGCCGGGCCCAGCGCAGGAAACGCCGCCTCGCTGTCGTCTTCGTCCTGCCCGCCCTGCTGCTGCTCGGGGCGCTGGTCGTCTACCCGGTCCTCTTCTCCGTCGGCCGCAGCCTCTTCGACGCCGACGGCGACCGCTTCGTGGGAGCCGCCAACTACGCGGCGATCGTGCAGGACCAGGCCACCCTCAAGGCGATCCGCAACAGCGCCCTCTGGGTCGTCGTCGCCCCGACCCTGCTGACCGGACTCGGGCTGATGCTCGCCGTGCTCACCGAGAAGGTGCGCTGGGCGACCGCCTTCAAGCTCGTGCTCTTCCTGCCGATGGCCGTGTCGTTCCTCGCCGCGGGCATCATCTTCCGGCTCGCCTACGACCAGGACCCGGCCCGGGGCGTCCTCAACGCCGCCGTCACCGGGGTCCACGACAGCTTCGTGGACACCGCCGCCTATCCGACGGCCCGTGCCCGGGAGGGCCAGGGCCTCACCGGCGGACCGGGCGGCCCGTACAGCACCGAGGAGGCCGTCCTTCCCGGACGCTCGGTCGGTCTCGGCTTCATCGGGGTGGCACCCGGCGCGATGCCGGCCGGAGCCGAGGCCGCGGCCCCCGCGGAGCCCCGGCCGGACACCATCGGGGGTGTCGTCTACCTGGACTTCGCCCCCGGCGGCGCCGGCACCCCGGGGCGCATCGACCCGGGTGAGAACGGGCTGCCCGGCATGACGGTCGAGGCCGTACGGGACGGCCGGGTCGCCGCCACCGCGGTGACGGCCGAAGACGGGTCGTTCCGCTTCACCGGGCTGGCCGACGGCCCGTACACGGTCAGGCTGCCCGCGGCCAACTTCGCGGCCCCGTACCAGGGGGTGAACTGGCTCGGTCCTGCGCTGGTCACACCGGCCATCATCGGCGCCTACCTGTGGGTGTGGACCGGCTTCGCGATGGTCCTCATCGGCGCCGGCCTCGCGGCCATCCCCCGGGACGCCCTGGAGGCCGCGCGGATGGACGGTGCCTCCGAGGGCCAGATCTTCCGCAAGATCACCGTGCCGCTGCTCGCTCCGGTGCTCACCGTCGTCTTCGTGACCCTGGTGATCAACGTGATGAAGGTCTTCGACCTCGTCTACATCATCGCGCCCGGACCGGTCCAGGAGGAGGCGAACGTGCTGGCCACCCGCATGTGGCTGGTCTCCTTCGGCGGCGGCAACGACCAGGGGCTCGGCAGCGCGCTCAGCGTGGTGCTCCTCCTGCTCGTCGTCCCGGCGATGGTCTTCAACATCCGGCGCTTCCGAAGGAGTGGAGCATGA
- a CDS encoding PadR family transcriptional regulator, with protein MRLALLALLTRSPAHGYELKQDLEKLLGAAYPQPNVGQIYVTLGRLEKSGLIEGEDVEQSGRPNKRTYKLTDAGREAVLAWFEDTAEEPRVRDEFFMKLALAPQSGLADPVALINKQRRQYLNTMRDLSKLAAAEDRDNKISQLLIEGAMLHLQADLDWLERCQEELE; from the coding sequence GTGCGGCTGGCGCTCCTTGCGCTCCTCACCCGTAGCCCTGCGCACGGTTACGAGCTGAAGCAGGACCTTGAGAAGCTCCTGGGCGCCGCGTACCCTCAGCCCAACGTCGGCCAGATCTACGTCACCCTCGGACGGCTGGAGAAGAGCGGACTCATCGAGGGCGAGGACGTCGAACAGTCGGGACGCCCCAACAAGCGCACGTACAAGCTGACGGACGCCGGACGCGAGGCCGTCCTGGCCTGGTTCGAGGACACCGCCGAGGAGCCCCGGGTACGGGACGAGTTCTTCATGAAACTCGCCCTCGCACCGCAGTCGGGACTGGCCGATCCGGTCGCACTGATCAACAAGCAGCGGCGGCAGTACCTGAACACCATGCGGGACCTGTCCAAGCTGGCCGCGGCCGAGGACCGCGACAACAAGATCTCCCAACTGCTGATCGAGGGCGCCATGCTGCACCTGCAGGCCGACCTCGACTGGCTGGAACGCTGCCAGGAGGAGCTGGAATGA
- a CDS encoding glycoside hydrolase family 13 protein — MLSTLPAAIGHPSPAATTSAPWWRDAVIYQVYVRSFLDSTGDGIGDLAGVRAGLPYLRKLGVDGIWLSPFYPSPQHDHGYDVADYRGVDPVYGDLAEFDRLVADARRLGLKLLLDIVPNHCSSEHPWFQEALAAEPGSPERARFHFSPGRGPDGAEPPNNWRAMFGGPAWSRTTGRDGAPGEWYLHLFTPEQPDLNWRDPAVGDDFEEVLRFWLDRGVDGFRIDVAAGLFKHPELPDSDDPGADERARDAVNQLAWNQPEVHGVWRRWRAVCEEYTARDGRERLLVGEVSVPTAREHAEYVRPDELHQAFFFDLLSAPWDADAFRATITDAMRDIAGTGSTVTWVLNNHDQVRTVTRYAGEPGVEGSGLGAARARAAALLMLALPGAAYVYQGEELGLPEVLDLPDEVLTDPIFHRTGSRKHVRDGCRVPLPWSGHASPFGFSGEAAGAKPWLPQPEWFAEHATDRALADTRSFWHLYRDGLQLRRTLPQLGEGPLRWLDAPPQVLAITRGDGLVCAVNFGTEPVPAPVPGTPLLASGPCPDGVLPAATAAWWTAECPAP; from the coding sequence ATGCTCAGCACCCTTCCGGCCGCCATCGGCCACCCCTCCCCCGCCGCCACCACCTCGGCCCCTTGGTGGCGCGACGCGGTGATCTACCAGGTCTACGTCCGCAGCTTCCTCGACAGCACCGGGGACGGCATCGGTGACCTGGCCGGCGTCCGGGCCGGGCTCCCCTACCTGCGCAAGCTCGGTGTCGACGGCATCTGGCTCAGCCCCTTCTACCCGTCGCCGCAGCACGACCACGGCTACGACGTCGCCGACTACCGCGGCGTCGACCCGGTCTACGGGGACCTCGCGGAGTTCGACCGACTGGTGGCCGACGCCCGCCGGCTCGGGCTGAAGCTGCTGCTCGACATCGTTCCCAACCACTGCTCCAGCGAGCACCCGTGGTTCCAGGAGGCACTCGCCGCGGAGCCGGGCAGCCCGGAGCGCGCCCGTTTCCACTTCTCCCCCGGCCGTGGCCCGGACGGGGCGGAGCCTCCCAACAACTGGCGCGCGATGTTCGGCGGTCCCGCCTGGAGCCGGACCACCGGGCGCGACGGCGCCCCCGGCGAGTGGTACCTGCACCTCTTCACGCCCGAGCAGCCCGACCTGAACTGGCGCGATCCGGCCGTGGGCGACGACTTCGAGGAGGTGCTGCGCTTCTGGCTGGACCGCGGGGTCGACGGCTTCCGCATCGATGTCGCCGCCGGACTGTTCAAGCACCCCGAGCTGCCCGACTCGGACGACCCCGGCGCCGACGAGCGGGCGCGCGACGCCGTCAACCAGCTGGCCTGGAACCAGCCCGAGGTCCACGGCGTGTGGCGGCGCTGGCGCGCGGTCTGCGAGGAGTACACCGCCCGGGACGGCCGCGAACGGCTGCTGGTCGGCGAGGTGTCCGTGCCCACCGCGCGCGAGCACGCCGAGTACGTCCGCCCCGACGAACTGCACCAGGCGTTCTTCTTCGACCTGCTGAGCGCCCCCTGGGACGCCGACGCCTTCCGCGCGACGATCACCGACGCGATGCGCGACATCGCCGGGACCGGCTCCACCGTCACCTGGGTCCTCAACAACCACGACCAGGTCCGCACGGTCACCCGGTACGCGGGCGAGCCCGGGGTGGAAGGCAGCGGACTGGGGGCCGCCCGCGCCCGCGCCGCGGCCCTCCTGATGCTCGCGCTGCCCGGCGCCGCCTACGTCTACCAGGGCGAGGAGCTCGGCCTCCCCGAGGTCCTCGACCTGCCCGACGAAGTCCTCACCGACCCGATCTTCCACCGTACGGGCAGCCGCAAGCACGTCCGGGACGGCTGCCGCGTGCCGCTGCCCTGGTCCGGGCACGCCTCCCCGTTCGGCTTCTCCGGGGAAGCGGCCGGCGCCAAGCCGTGGCTGCCGCAGCCCGAATGGTTCGCCGAGCACGCGACCGACCGCGCGCTGGCCGACACCCGTTCGTTCTGGCACCTCTACCGCGACGGGCTCCAGCTGCGGCGCACCCTGCCGCAGCTCGGTGAAGGCCCCCTGCGCTGGCTGGACGCGCCTCCCCAGGTACTGGCGATCACCCGCGGCGACGGCCTGGTCTGCGCGGTGAACTTCGGCACCGAACCGGTGCCCGCCCCGGTCCCGGGGACTCCGCTGCTCGCCAGCGGCCCCTGTCCCGACGGGGTCCTGCCCGCGGCGACCGCCGCGTGGTGGACGGCCGAATGCCCGGCCCCGTGA
- a CDS encoding saccharopine dehydrogenase family protein, producing the protein MRVLLVGAGGVGSAITKIAARRDFFDHFVVADYDLARAEAAVAALGGEEQRFSACRVDASDEAAVGRLLTERGCDVLMNATDPRFVMPLFNAALAAGSHYLDMAMSLSRPHPEHPHGECGVKLGDEQFERAGEWEKSGRLALVGMGVEPGLSDVFARYAADHLFDDIEEIGIRDGANLAVEGYDFAPSFNIWTTIEECLNPPVVYERERGWFTTEPFSEPEVFDFPEGIGPVECVNVEHEEVLLVPRWVGARRVTFKYGLGDDFIGKLKTLHALGLDSTARVAVRGEDGSEVRVSPRDVVAACLPDPATLGDRMTGKTCAGTWVKGTKDGLPREVYLYHVVDNQWSMREYGSQAVVWQTAVNPVVALELLATGVWSQPGVLGPEALPPLPFLDLLTAYGSPWGMREQGETPGN; encoded by the coding sequence ATGCGTGTTCTGCTTGTGGGTGCCGGCGGTGTCGGGAGCGCGATCACCAAGATCGCCGCCCGCCGCGACTTCTTCGACCACTTCGTCGTCGCCGACTACGACCTGGCCCGCGCCGAGGCTGCCGTCGCGGCCCTGGGCGGCGAGGAGCAGCGCTTCAGCGCCTGTCGCGTCGACGCCTCCGACGAGGCGGCGGTCGGCCGGCTGCTCACCGAGCGCGGATGCGACGTCCTGATGAACGCCACCGACCCGCGCTTCGTGATGCCCCTGTTCAACGCCGCGCTCGCGGCGGGCAGCCACTACCTCGACATGGCCATGTCCCTCTCGCGCCCCCACCCCGAGCACCCGCACGGCGAATGCGGGGTGAAGCTCGGCGACGAGCAGTTCGAACGGGCCGGGGAGTGGGAGAAGTCGGGCCGACTCGCCCTCGTCGGCATGGGCGTCGAGCCCGGACTCTCGGACGTCTTCGCCCGCTACGCCGCCGACCACCTCTTCGACGACATCGAGGAGATCGGCATCCGCGACGGAGCGAACCTGGCCGTCGAGGGCTACGACTTCGCCCCGTCCTTCAACATCTGGACGACGATCGAGGAGTGCCTGAACCCTCCCGTGGTCTACGAGCGCGAGCGCGGCTGGTTCACCACCGAGCCGTTCAGCGAGCCGGAGGTCTTCGACTTCCCGGAGGGCATCGGCCCCGTCGAGTGCGTCAACGTCGAACACGAGGAGGTCCTCCTCGTCCCGCGCTGGGTCGGTGCCCGCCGGGTCACCTTCAAGTACGGCCTCGGTGACGACTTCATCGGCAAGCTCAAGACCCTTCACGCCCTCGGTCTGGACTCCACCGCGCGGGTCGCGGTCCGCGGCGAGGACGGCAGCGAGGTCCGGGTCTCGCCCCGCGACGTGGTCGCCGCCTGCCTGCCCGACCCGGCGACGCTCGGGGACCGCATGACCGGAAAGACCTGCGCCGGCACCTGGGTCAAGGGCACCAAGGACGGCCTGCCCCGCGAGGTCTACCTCTACCACGTGGTCGACAACCAGTGGTCCATGCGCGAGTACGGCTCCCAGGCGGTCGTCTGGCAGACCGCCGTCAACCCGGTGGTGGCCCTCGAACTCCTGGCCACCGGCGTCTGGTCGCAGCCCGGCGTCCTCGGCCCCGAGGCCCTCCCGCCCCTCCCCTTCCTCGACCTGCTCACCGCGTACGGCTCCCCGTGGGGCATGCGGGAACAGGGCGAGACCCCGGGCAACTGA
- a CDS encoding carbohydrate ABC transporter permease, producing the protein MSGHGTIERRPSRRTAAVRPVPGPPAQGPVRGPGRRRGKRLSRLLSNSVVQGALILVALVWITPLAGLLISSLRSEGDNASGGWWTALTDPSQLSLDNYSALLKDSGIAAAFGNTVLISVPTTVLVVAIAALAGYAFAWLEFPGRDAVFLVVVGLLVVPVQIGLLPVAKLFGAVGLFGTVAGVVLFHVAYGLPFAIFLLRNYFAEIPREMLEAARMDGGSEWRIFSRLVLPLGRPAIASLAIFQFLWVWNDMLVALLFADSGSQPLTVALQSQMRQFGSNIGVLAPGAFLSLVVPLIVFFAFQRHFVQGVMAGSVK; encoded by the coding sequence ATGAGCGGTCACGGCACCATCGAGCGCCGGCCGTCCCGGCGGACGGCGGCGGTGCGCCCCGTCCCCGGCCCGCCGGCGCAGGGGCCCGTACGCGGACCCGGCCGCCGGCGCGGGAAGCGGCTGTCACGGCTGCTGAGCAACTCCGTCGTCCAGGGCGCGCTGATCCTGGTCGCCCTGGTGTGGATCACCCCGCTGGCGGGCCTGCTCATCTCCTCGCTGCGCTCCGAGGGCGACAACGCCTCCGGCGGCTGGTGGACCGCGCTCACCGACCCGTCCCAGCTGTCCCTGGACAACTACAGCGCCCTGCTGAAGGACTCCGGTATCGCGGCGGCCTTCGGGAACACCGTCCTGATCTCCGTGCCGACCACCGTCCTGGTGGTCGCCATCGCGGCCCTCGCCGGATACGCCTTCGCGTGGCTGGAGTTCCCCGGCCGGGACGCCGTCTTCCTGGTGGTCGTCGGACTGCTGGTGGTGCCCGTACAGATCGGGCTGCTGCCCGTGGCCAAACTCTTCGGTGCGGTGGGGCTGTTCGGCACGGTCGCGGGCGTCGTCCTCTTCCACGTCGCCTACGGACTGCCGTTCGCGATCTTCCTGCTGCGCAACTACTTCGCCGAGATACCGCGCGAGATGCTGGAAGCCGCCCGGATGGACGGCGGCAGCGAGTGGCGGATCTTCTCCCGGCTGGTGCTGCCGCTCGGCCGCCCGGCCATCGCGAGCCTCGCCATCTTCCAGTTCCTCTGGGTCTGGAACGACATGCTCGTGGCGCTGCTCTTCGCGGACAGCGGGTCCCAGCCGCTCACGGTCGCGCTGCAGTCCCAGATGCGGCAGTTCGGGAGCAACATCGGCGTCCTCGCGCCCGGGGCGTTCCTGTCCCTGGTGGTCCCGCTGATCGTCTTCTTCGCCTTCCAGCGGCACTTCGTCCAGGGGGTGATGGCGGGCTCGGTGAAGTGA
- a CDS encoding ABC transporter substrate-binding protein yields the protein MRWMRAAGRALLVGAVVLAGYTGLGVRAGTGAASEDGDRGPLTLVTAGDLTDYLPPLLEDWNDAHPGERVTLVELPDSADETRAQMISELRSGRDRFDVLNIDVAWTSEFAAAGWISPLRRDRFPLDSFLRPVVDTATFDGRLYAVPYVTNAGLLYYRKDILDREGERPPRTWDELARQARTIAPKYGLDGYAGQFLPYEGLTVNVTEAVHSAGGSILRDDGARVTVDSDAARAGLRFLADGVREGWISRDALGYKEEESRRAFQDGRLLFLRNWPYVYADASAEGSKVAGRFGAVPLPGRDGPGTSVLGGSNLAVSSHARHPASAADLISYLTSERVQRQVLTKGSLPPVRAALYEDPGLIRAYPYLPTLRQSVLSAVPRPKSPRYDQVSLAVQAVAQDVLALRQTPEQAAARLARELGTISRKG from the coding sequence ATGCGGTGGATGCGTGCCGCGGGTAGAGCTCTCCTGGTCGGGGCGGTCGTACTGGCGGGATACACCGGTCTCGGCGTGCGCGCCGGGACGGGCGCGGCTTCCGAGGACGGCGACCGCGGCCCCCTGACGCTCGTCACGGCGGGCGATCTCACCGACTACCTCCCCCCGCTTCTGGAGGACTGGAACGACGCCCATCCCGGCGAGCGCGTCACGCTCGTCGAACTGCCCGACTCGGCGGACGAGACCCGGGCCCAGATGATCAGTGAGCTACGGTCGGGCCGCGACCGGTTCGACGTGCTGAACATCGACGTCGCCTGGACGTCCGAGTTCGCGGCGGCCGGATGGATCTCCCCGCTCCGGCGTGATCGCTTCCCGCTGGACTCCTTCCTGCGGCCCGTCGTGGACACCGCGACCTTCGACGGCCGGCTGTACGCGGTTCCGTACGTCACCAACGCGGGGCTGCTCTACTACCGCAAGGACATCCTGGACCGGGAGGGCGAGCGGCCGCCGCGCACCTGGGACGAGCTGGCCCGCCAGGCGCGCACGATCGCCCCGAAGTACGGACTGGACGGTTATGCCGGCCAGTTCCTGCCGTACGAGGGGCTCACGGTCAATGTCACCGAGGCCGTGCACTCGGCGGGCGGATCGATTCTGCGCGACGACGGGGCCCGCGTGACCGTGGACTCGGACGCGGCGCGCGCCGGACTGCGGTTCCTCGCGGACGGTGTGCGTGAGGGCTGGATCTCCCGCGACGCGCTCGGCTACAAGGAGGAGGAGTCGCGGCGGGCCTTCCAGGACGGCCGGCTGCTGTTCCTGCGGAACTGGCCCTACGTGTACGCGGACGCGAGCGCGGAGGGATCGAAGGTCGCGGGCAGGTTCGGCGCCGTGCCGCTGCCCGGACGCGACGGGCCCGGCACGAGCGTGCTGGGCGGCTCCAACCTCGCCGTGAGCAGCCATGCGCGGCATCCGGCGTCGGCGGCCGACCTGATCTCCTACCTCACCAGTGAGCGGGTCCAGCGGCAGGTGCTCACCAAGGGCTCGCTGCCTCCGGTACGCGCCGCGCTGTACGAGGATCCCGGGCTGATCCGGGCGTATCCGTACCTGCCCACGCTGCGCCAGAGCGTGCTGTCGGCGGTGCCGCGTCCCAAGAGCCCGCGCTACGACCAGGTGAGCCTCGCCGTGCAGGCCGTGGCGCAGGACGTGCTGGCGCTGCGCCAGACGCCTGAGCAGGCGGCGGCGCGGCTCGCGCGCGAGCTCGGGACCATCTCCCGCAAGGGTTGA
- a CDS encoding ABC transporter substrate-binding protein — MRRPSKTTRRTAATASAALALTLGATACGNATGPASSGELSGQTVTVAGVWTGSEQQNFKKVLDAFTEKTGAKTVFVPSGDNVSTFVGSKIEGGNAPDVVLVPQVGVLQQFAKEGWLQPLSDEATRKAGSTLAPVWKNYGTVDGTYYGLYFKAAHKSTVWYTPEAFSQAGVNEPTSYSDMLKAGRTLADSGRPAFAIAGEDGWTLTDWFENVYLSQAGPEKYDQLAQHKLKWTDDSVVRALTTLGELFKDKQLVAGGAQTALGTDFPSSVAQVFGPDPKAGMVYEGDFVGGIAKDQFGKKLGKDAKFFPFPSVDGGRAPVVSGGDAAVVLKDAKNGKAGMKLLEFLSGPEAAEVWARAGGFLSPNKELDLASYGDEITRSTANSLIAAGDSIRFDMSDQAPAAFGGTKGAGEWKLLQDFLRDPSDPRGTAAKLEAEAAKAYGN, encoded by the coding sequence ATGCGACGACCCAGCAAGACGACCCGGCGGACCGCGGCCACCGCATCGGCGGCCCTCGCTCTCACCCTCGGCGCCACCGCCTGCGGCAACGCCACCGGACCCGCGAGCAGCGGCGAACTGAGCGGCCAGACCGTGACCGTGGCAGGCGTCTGGACCGGCAGCGAGCAGCAGAACTTCAAGAAGGTCCTGGACGCCTTCACCGAGAAGACCGGCGCCAAGACGGTCTTCGTGCCCTCCGGCGACAACGTCTCGACCTTCGTCGGAAGCAAGATCGAAGGCGGCAACGCCCCCGACGTGGTGCTGGTCCCCCAGGTGGGTGTGCTCCAGCAGTTCGCCAAGGAGGGCTGGCTCCAGCCCCTGTCCGACGAGGCCACCCGGAAGGCCGGCTCCACCCTCGCCCCGGTGTGGAAGAACTACGGCACCGTCGACGGCACGTACTACGGCCTCTACTTCAAGGCCGCACACAAGTCGACGGTCTGGTACACCCCGGAGGCCTTCTCCCAGGCCGGTGTCAACGAGCCCACGAGCTACTCCGACATGCTGAAGGCCGGCCGCACCCTCGCCGACTCCGGCCGCCCCGCCTTCGCCATAGCCGGCGAGGACGGCTGGACCCTCACCGACTGGTTCGAGAACGTCTACCTCTCCCAGGCCGGACCGGAGAAGTACGACCAGCTCGCCCAGCACAAGCTCAAGTGGACCGACGACAGCGTCGTCAGGGCGCTGACCACCCTCGGCGAACTGTTCAAGGACAAGCAGCTCGTCGCCGGCGGTGCCCAGACGGCGCTGGGCACCGACTTCCCCTCGTCGGTCGCGCAGGTCTTCGGCCCCGACCCCAAGGCGGGCATGGTCTACGAGGGCGACTTCGTCGGCGGTATCGCCAAGGACCAGTTCGGCAAGAAGCTCGGCAAGGACGCCAAGTTCTTCCCGTTCCCCTCGGTCGACGGCGGCAGGGCGCCGGTCGTCAGCGGCGGCGACGCGGCCGTCGTCCTGAAGGACGCGAAGAACGGCAAGGCCGGCATGAAGCTGCTCGAATTCCTGTCCGGCCCCGAGGCCGCCGAGGTCTGGGCCCGCGCCGGCGGCTTCCTGTCCCCGAACAAGGAGCTCGACCTCGCCTCGTACGGCGACGAGATCACCCGCAGCACCGCCAACTCGCTCATCGCGGCGGGCGACTCGATCCGCTTCGACATGTCGGACCAGGCCCCGGCCGCGTTCGGCGGCACCAAGGGAGCCGGCGAGTGGAAGCTCCTCCAGGACTTCCTGCGCGACCCGTCGGACCCGCGGGGCACGGCCGCGAAGCTCGAGGCCGAGGCCGCCAAGGCCTACGGGAACTGA
- a CDS encoding TetR/AcrR family transcriptional regulator yields the protein MAKDVVPEEARRRRRPTRQGTVLSERLIVETALRMVREHGSAGLSARRLGAALGADPSTLYRYFDGMDGLTLAIGEELIGRALDGWVPTGRWREDLRSLGLRIHGAYVAHPQAALLTASRVSGRPREIAADEAILGSLRGAGFADVDAVRIYHAYIDQALAFAALDAGPLALTEKARESDEERWESTYARLPADAYPNIAATAGLLAARMPHSAYPVALEMLLDTAERQLADAAGPGGGGAAGRG from the coding sequence ATGGCGAAGGACGTGGTCCCGGAGGAGGCCCGCAGGCGGCGGCGCCCGACCCGGCAGGGAACGGTGCTCTCCGAGCGGCTGATCGTCGAGACGGCCCTGCGGATGGTGCGCGAGCACGGGAGCGCGGGCCTGTCCGCCCGGCGGCTGGGCGCCGCTCTGGGGGCGGACCCCAGCACGCTGTACCGGTACTTCGACGGCATGGACGGTCTGACCCTGGCCATCGGCGAGGAGCTGATCGGCCGGGCGCTCGACGGCTGGGTCCCCACGGGGCGGTGGCGCGAGGACCTGCGCTCACTGGGGCTGCGCATCCACGGCGCCTACGTCGCCCACCCGCAGGCCGCGCTGCTCACCGCGAGCCGGGTGAGCGGCCGGCCGCGCGAGATCGCGGCCGACGAGGCGATCCTCGGCAGCCTTCGCGGCGCGGGCTTCGCGGACGTGGACGCCGTACGGATCTACCACGCCTACATCGACCAGGCCCTGGCCTTCGCGGCGCTCGACGCGGGGCCGCTCGCGCTGACGGAGAAGGCGCGCGAGTCGGACGAGGAGCGGTGGGAGTCGACGTACGCACGGCTGCCGGCCGACGCCTACCCGAACATCGCGGCCACGGCGGGACTGCTGGCCGCCCGGATGCCCCACAGCGCGTACCCGGTCGCGCTGGAGATGCTGCTGGACACCGCCGAGAGGCAGCTCGCGGACGCGGCGGGCCCCGGGGGCGGGGGTGCGGCGGGGCGCGGCTGA